The genomic DNA AGCCCGCTGGCAATTTCAAGCACCTGTAAATCTGGATGCTGTTCAATCAGTTGCGTGAGATGCTGATCAATCATGCGGTGACGTTGTTTTAAGGTGGTACGCATACTGCCGCCCACAAATTTTTCTGCCCAGCTTTCTAAAGGATGCAGCAGTTTGGCCAGCATTTTTCCTTTCGAAGTTGCAAAAACCGGATGAGAAATTCCCATGGTATACCAGATGTAACCGGTGTAATGGGCAGTAAATGAAATATGTCGATGTTCTGAAAGTTGTTGTGTCATGTCATCCTGACCTTATCTGTTTTTTTTAGTTTTTAACGTTGGTTATTTATTGGTCGAGTCTCTTACGTTGCCCGTTTTGCTTATTTTTAGTTTTGATGCAAAGCAAAATGAGCTGAATTAAGCATACTTTTATTTTTGTTTATCATAAAGAAAAAGGAACACCTTGTCGTGTTCCTTTTGTCGTATTAATTCAATGATTTTTTAAAGTTTTCTATAGTATCGCGAACTTTTTGCCATTCTGCTCCCAAGTCCAGCGCTTGCCCAACACTAATCTCTGGAATTTTACCGCGCATACGCTCCAGACGTGCTTGATTCGGTAAAGGTAGATCACGAATCCCTTCTAGGGCAGTACATGCTGCTGAGCGATCATTACAGACCAGACCCATGTCACAACCGGCTTTGAGTGCAGCCTGAATACGGGCATCGGCACCGCCGGCAACACAGGCGGCCTGCATGGTTAAGTCATCGGAGAACAGCACGCCGTCAAAGTTGAGTTGCTGACGTAAAATGTTCTGAATCCAGTAGGGTGAGAAACCAGCAGGGTTCGGATCGACCTGATCATAAATCACATGTGCGGGCATCAAGGCATCCAGCTGCGGCATCAGCTGGATAAAAGTTTGCATATCCTTTTGATAAATTTCTTCATAGGAACGTGAATCTACTGGTGCGGCTACATGTGAATCGGCCTTAACCGAACCATGGCCCGGGAAATGTTTACCAGTATTGGCCATGCCTGCACGTTTCATGCCTTTGATGAAAGCACGGGCAAGGGGAACGATATCATCAATATTTTTGGCAAAACCGCGATCACCAATTACATCACTGACATCATTTAAATCCAGTACAGGGGCAAAACTGAAATCAATCCCAACAGCAAGCACTTCTGTGGCCATCAGCCAGCCACATTGTTCAGCC from Acinetobacter sp. CS-2 includes the following:
- the nagZ gene encoding beta-N-acetylhexosaminidase: MIGALMLDIAGTELTQEDIELLQAPQVGGMILFSRNIQSPEQVRALTDHMRRIRPDILIAVDQEGGRVQRLKQGFTLLPAMGRLGELYLTEPERAVELAEQCGWLMATEVLAVGIDFSFAPVLDLNDVSDVIGDRGFAKNIDDIVPLARAFIKGMKRAGMANTGKHFPGHGSVKADSHVAAPVDSRSYEEIYQKDMQTFIQLMPQLDALMPAHVIYDQVDPNPAGFSPYWIQNILRQQLNFDGVLFSDDLTMQAACVAGGADARIQAALKAGCDMGLVCNDRSAACTALEGIRDLPLPNQARLERMRGKIPEISVGQALDLGAEWQKVRDTIENFKKSLN